Part of the Papio anubis isolate 15944 chromosome 6, Panubis1.0, whole genome shotgun sequence genome, ATCGGTTTTAATTAGTCAAATTTTGACTATAGAGCTCTAAAAAATCCTTTCAAATCTCTTATTAACAGATTTTAGCCAGGAGGAACAGTTGATATTCCTGGCTTTTCACCTTCTTTACCAAAAGGTATCCTCCCAAGTGCCTTAACCAAAGTTATGACTATTAGGCCACAAGGTGGATGGCCCTTAGTTGTTCCCTGATAAGGTGGCAAACCTGAGCTATggcagaaatgtttaattttttttttttttttttttagtcttgctctgttgcccaggctgggctgcttGTGGTATGATCTGGCtcctgcagcctcacctcccaggtgcaaagggattctcctcagcctcctgagtagctgggactacaggtgcccaccaccaccctggctaattttgtatttttggtagagacaggatttcaccatgttggccgttggtctcagtctcttgatcGTGATCCACGGTCCTGCGACCCCAAAGTGGAACCAACCAGTGGAAGCCATCGCACCTAGCACAGGGGGTGACTTTAATTTTAACTTCACGAGGAAGTGTTTGAAGTCAGATTTTTTTGCTCTTAATTTAGTCGAGGGAATTTTGGAAGGCTAGCCGTGACACTACTATGTGTCCTTTTAAGACTTGCTGTTTTCATTAATTGTTTAGATTAAGAGATCTCTGAAATCTTTAAATGAATAGCACAGAGAGGCTGGGAAGGTGAGcttattatataaatgaaacctCTCAGGTAgtcaaattttatcttttttaaccaGCTGGGGGTTTTACAGGTTGCAGCCATTTTCTACTGCAGCTGGGCTTTTGAGTATAGCTCCTGGGCCAGGGATCTCTATCTGCTCCCCAGAGGCTTGTACCTAGACACGGAGCTCCCTGGGCTTCTCAGTGGAGTGGGATTAAACTAATGGCTAGAAATGGAGAAAGGGAGGTGGACTTTCCCACTTACAGCCAGACCCACACAGCACAGCTCCAGGGGCCTCAGCCCCCTGCTGACAGTGCTCTCCCTCCCTGATTCCCCTCACCAGGGCCCTGGCCCCACCACACAGCTGAGCTGGCCCAAGCCAAAGAGTTGCTGGAGCAGCAGCTGGAGTGGATCAGGCCCTGCTGGAGGGGTTGGGAGGCCCAGGCCCTGGTGGTCAAGATTCAGAAGCTGAAGGAACAGATGAGGAGCAAAGAGCCTGGAAGGAGACACCCAAGCACAGGGTGCCCCTTGGCACCCCTCATCATGGAAATGCACACCACCCTGGGAACCTGGGATCAGAAACATCCCAGCTGCTCCCAGGCCACAGGGAAAATGGAAGAGACCACAAAAGGCCAGAAGTTggcagtgtgatggttaatactgagggtcaacttggttggattgaaggatgcaaagtgtgATTCTGGGTGGCCATCTGTGAGGGTGTGTGTTGCCAAAAGTTAACATTtggagtcagtggactgggaaggcagactcaccctcaatctgggtggggaGCGTAATCAGCAGCTGCTAGTATGGCCAAGAATGTAAAcggggagaaagaaaatgtagaaaggcTAGggccagcctcccagcctacatctttctccccaTGATGGATCTTCCCACTGCCCTCAGACATCAAGCTccagttcttcagctttgggactcagactggcttccctgctcctcagcttgcagcaACCTATTGTGGGACcatgtgatcatgtgagttaacacTACTTAATAAATCcccctttatatatatgtttattctgTCTAGTTCAGAGCCACAATTTAATACAGGCCAGGTGGTGGGGAATGAGGCTCTGCAGTCTCAGTTCCATCCCTCATACTGACCTCACAGTGCTTTCAGCCTTACAGGAATTTACCCTGGATGGAGTGTCCTGTAACCTCTCTAAAACACAGTAAGAAGATGTAGCATGCAGATACCACAGACACACATGTGTTCcatttttatttaggatttttttttttttttttttttttgtgagatggaattttgctcttgttgcccaggcggagtgcaatggcacaatcttagctcactgcaacttctacctccgaGGTTCCAAGCGTTCatccaggcctcagcctcccaagtagctgggattacaggcgcccgtcatcACGctggttatttttgtatttgtagtagacacggggtttctccatattggtcaggctggtcttgaactcccaacttcaggtgatccacccgcctcagcctcccaaaatgcagggattataggcgtggccCCATTCATGCCAACCcagttaagttttaaaattccGACCAATCAGGAATGGGGTTCAGGGTGGGTACTTCCAGTGCAGAAAAGGGAAGTCATAACCAAATTACCAGGGACTGTCAGGGGTAGAGGCAGTAGCATCTCCTACACCCCCACCCTGCTGTCTTCTCCTGAAAGACAGATGATCACATCCCTAGAACACAGTAGGTCCTCTACTGTGTGTCTGTTCAGctgaagaaaatatggcacagtCAGAATACAAAGGCGTAAAGGGAAGTGAGGCAGGAGGTGCCTGCAAGGCACACATGCAGATGCTGGTGTACTGCCTGGGTTCAGAGGATGGACTTGGGGGTGGGAAGGCGGTGTATGATGAGGTGAAGAGAGAGACCCCACATAGAGAGGGTCAGGAAAACATCAACACAGTATCAAGACAGAGGGGCATGGAACCCGTCAGTGTCCATTGTATGCATCAGGTGCCCATGACCTGTGTGGTGGGATTTAGGACAAACACACTAAGGAACAGGGAGGACCTAAAGGGTTTCATGAGATCAGCACTCACAGTGGAGGAGACGTCTGTCTCATTAGGCAGCTCCTAACACTGACCTCAAAGTGATGCTGCCCATCACAGTGGATCCTTGCATCATTCTCATCTGACACAAATGTGATGGCCAAGCCCTGTTCTAAACCAGCCTGCTCTGGCCACCTGAAAGGAGACAGAGGGTAGAAACAGAAGACCCCAAAAAAGGAAGACAcccagagggagggaagaggatgtAAGGtgtgaaaagatacaaaaaataaggaatgggagagtgggcatccttctGGGTGTGGAGCTCACCTGTCACTGATAAAGGCAATGTTAATCCACTGGATGTCTATGATGTGGCCCAATAGGTTGATAACCATAGAACTGGTCATTGAAAATCTTTTGGGGTCATTCTTGGACATGTGCAGAACAGCAAACAATTTTAGTCACCTGATGTGGTTCCTTGGCTTCCCATTCAGTTTTCCTTATGCCTCAACTGCTGCTATGACTGCCGGCTGCCCTCCACATTCCCCTAAATTCCAGATGGGTGTGAGGAGGTAAGAGCGGGAAGAAATAGTGGATTGTGGATTGAGGTGCAATGTCCCACCACTGGAGGTGGCAAGCGGACAGATTCATACGCTGGCACTGAAGAGGCTCCTGCCCTTTGCACAGTGTGTTTGGTCACCCCAGTGCTCAGGCTGAACCCTGAGAAGAACAAGGAACTTGGACTGTCTGAAGGCCCTTGGGTGGTGTTTAAGTCGCCTGGCCACTGTGTCCTGGCTGAATGTATACATGCagatggaatctttttttttttttttttgagacggagtctgactctgtcgcccaggctagagtgcagtggccgcgatctcagctcactgcaagctccgcctcccaggttcacaacattctcctgcctcagccttccgagtagctgggactacaggcacccgccaccacgcccggctaagtttttgtacttttagtagagatggggtttcatcgcgttagccaggatggtcttgatctcctgacctcgtgatttgcctgccttggcctcccaaagtgctgggattacaggcgtgagccactgcgcccggcctgcagaTGGCATCTCTAAATGACTTATACAAAGTGCTACTGCCACAGCATCCCCAGCAATTTTTTACAGATTGTGGAGCTTTCAGATCTCCATGTGCTGGATACTGACTGTTCAGAATTTTCTTAGGATGTACTCACTGCTTCTGCCTTGTATTTCTCTTCACCTGAATAACACAAAAGGTTTAAGAGTCTCAGTGGTGTGACAGAGAGAACTGTGTCAAGTGGATGATTCCATTTGCCATGGTtacaagggaggctgggagctCAGAACTGAAGCCCTTCACAGAGGTTCCTCCTGAAGGTGCACACAGAGTACAGACCCACAGAAACGGCTTGGATTTGCTGGACCAAGCCCAAAGAGAGACATATTATCTGAACAAAACAGGATTTCTTTCCCTGCTGAGATCCACACCCCTCGCCACAGAGCAGTAAAATGCACAGCAGAGGACAGGAACACTGACCACACCAGATTCTCCACCAAAGACCATAGGTGGAAGGGCTGTCGGCTCTCTTCTgtctaccgagtagctgggactttttATGAATGTTTGTTTTGTAAGTGGTGCTATGTCCATCCCGCTTTTAATAAAGAATGCATCTTTGAGACAGCTGGTTTTATGAGCTATGTCCAGTAGCGCTTTGTTGGAAGTCAGCCAGCGTGGCCATATCAAGGTCTCTCTTTTGACTTATTCCTTTAGTTCAAAGCCTTCAagtcaatacatttaaaagaagacTTTTGACATGAGCTTCAGGTGCAGCCTTGTCTGCCTCCTGAGGCCCCCTGAGCTGGAAGTGAGGATTCCACTTGGCATTTCTCCCATCGGGTGCACATGTGTCTGCTCAATGAGGGGCCACTGGCCATCTGCAGGAGGCtgaagtcatttccacatttaaGAGGATTCTTaggtataatttctttttctttttattctttctttcttttctttctttctttattattattatttttttgagacagagttctgtctctgtcaccaggttctgagtgcagtggcatggtctgcctcactgcaatctccactcccaggttcaagtgatttctcctgcctcagtctcccaagtagctgggctacaggtgtgtgtccccacacccagccaatttttgtattttttgtaaagaatgggtttcaccatgttggaccaggatggtctcgacctgaTTTCATGATCTTCGCCCgcctttggtctcccaaagtgttgggattacaggcgcggacCCATCGACCCAGCCTCGTGGAGCACTTTCTTAGGCCTGGCTAAAAGTCATAAATAATCTGTAATCAGTGTTATTTAATACTCTTTTCACCCTCACCCAAATCTTGTCATAAAGaacaaatgaatttttgtttGGAGAACCTGTTAATGTAGTAGGCTAAAGCTGtgattttaagaagaaaacacataGTAAAGTTCTATGTAGCTGAAAGGCGTGGTGTCAATATGTGGTCTGTTCCCTGGCCATTGATGGTGCCACTGACTGCCTTACTAATGGTCACTGTCCACTTGAAGGCCTAATGTGTACAGCtcgcattattattattattattattattattttgagatggtgtctcgctctgttactcagggtggagtgcagtggtgcaatcttggctcactgcaacctccgcctcctgagttcaagcgattctcctgccttagcttcggagtagctgggattacaagcattgcATCATATTTCTTTGGTATTGTTGAGGCGGTATCTTTAGTGAGCCTGTAAGCCATTCTAACAATGCTTCAGCACGTGTATTGCCAGCTACAAGGAGGTTGAATTGTTGCAAACTGAGGAATGGAGAGACTAATATGCAGTACAGGAGGATTGTTTATTTTAGGTACACACTGGCTCAGTGGATTTGTATCTAAAAAGTTGAGCATTGAACAAAgacagagggttttttttttaattctccaatttaaaacttttaattaaaaaataaactttaatgtCAAAAATGCAAACTTGGGGAAGACAGAATGATCACACACAAGGCTGTCACTTCACACTTGGAAGAAGCTGCAGCGCCGGCAGAGgcactcctcacttcccagacagggcGGGGGCAGGCAGAGTTCCTCACTTCCCCAGACAGGGCGGCCGGGCAGaggtgctcctcacttcccagacagggcAGGGGCCGGGCAGAGGTGCTCCTCACATCCCAGACAATGTGGGGGCTGGGAAGAGGTGCTCACTTCCCAGAGGGTGGGCAGCCGGGCAGAGGCTCTACTCACTTCCAGACAGTGGGGCGGCCGGGCAGAGTTGCATCTCATTTCCCAGATGGGCAGCTGCCGGGCAGGTAAGGCTCCTGACTTCCCAGACGGTGGGGCTGTCGGGTGAGCCTCACTTCCCAGATGGGATGTCGGCCAGGCAGAGGCACTCCTACTTCCCAGACAGGGCAGCTGCCAGGCAGAGGTGCCCCACATCCCAGTCAGTTGGGCGCCTGGGCAGAGGTGCTCCTCACTTTCCAGATGGGGCGGCGGCCAGTCAGAGGCGCTCCTCACATCCCAGACGGGGTGGCTGtggggcagaggcgctcctcacatCCCAGACAGAGTGGCAGCCGGGCAGAGGGGCTCCTCACTTTCCAGATGGTGAGCAGTTGGGCAGAGGCACTCATCACTTCCCAGACAAGGCGGCGGCCAGGCAGAGgcactcctcacttcccagatggGGCAGCCAGGCAGACGGGCTCCTGACATCCCAGACGGCGGGCATccaggcagaggcgctcctcacatCCCAGACAGGGTGATGGCCGGGCAGAGGCGCTTCTCACTTCCCAGATGGTGGGGCAGCAGCTAGTCAGAGGCGCTCCTCACCTGCCAGATGGTGGGCAGCTGGGCAGACGCACTCCTCACCTGCCAGACGGTGAGCAgctgggcaga contains:
- the LOC116275443 gene encoding spliceosome RNA helicase DDX39B-like; the encoded protein is MSKNDPKRFSMTSSMVINLLGHIIDIQWINIAFISDRWPEQAGLEQGLAITFVSDENDARIHCDGQHHFEVSVRSCLMRQTSPPL